In Phalacrocorax carbo chromosome 17, bPhaCar2.1, whole genome shotgun sequence, the genomic window CTTATTGGCAAGCCCAATGGGACCAGAGCTAAACGATGAGGGGAGCGGCACTGCCAGTCCCTGGGAAGGAAGGAGCAAGGCCAGCCGGGCAGCGTGTCCCTTTGGAGGGGGACGTGCCTCACACACCACAAGGCCAGGAAAGACCTTGGCTCCGGGGCCCTGAAAGAAGAGGATGGAGTCTCTTCTCCAGCCCCCACTGGTCTCAGTCCCTCCTTTGTCAGCCGCAGAGAGGACCAAACCAGACACTGGGCAGGGAGGACAGGGACATCTCACTTAGAGCCTGGAGGCAGCCAGGATGGTCGGAGGAATGAGAACGGGTACCTACCTGCTCAGGATGCTTTTCATGTCCtagaaggagaagagaaaaaccaTTCTGCGTGTGGGGCTCCAGATCCTTGTGCCCACCAGCCAGCCTGGCCCCAGCCACCCACCCAGAGAGCAAAGGCATTGGGGCTGAGttactggggctggtggcatAGCCTGACCTTGAGCAGCCCATCAGCTGGCTGCTGGGTCTTCTCCTTTATCTCCAAGATCATCTCCTCCAGCAAGGACTTCTGCTCCACCAACTTGGCCAGGTTTTCATTGATCATCAGCAGAATCcgcttctcctcttcctccagcttctggagcagcagcttctcctcGTCAGCCAGCAGCCGATGCAGCTTCCCAAACTCGCTCACAATCCTCTCCCGTTTCTTTTTCACCATCTCCTTGAAATAAGAAGATACACACGGTGAAGCAAGGCAACGTTGGCCAGGCAGCCAAGACAGAGCCAGATTCTCAGCATCCACGTCCAGCATCAGGCCCTGGGaaaccactgcatttttttgaTAAGcgcatttatttaaaaaaaaacagccagaGGCTAACTGCTGTGCTTTCATCTCGCCTGAGTTCCCACTCAACATCCTCAGTTTACCAGCAGTAGGACTTTGCCCGGGGCACTTCTGCTCAGCTGGACCTCAGATGTCTAATGATGTCTTGGTGCAGCatggggggattgggggggcactgctgggctGCAAGGAGATGCCATCAGGTGTCTGGGCAGGTTTTTATTAGATGTGGTGCAACTCATGCCTCCAGCTAGATTCAGGCTAACCTGCTACTCAGGCAGCCTGGAGGAAATGCTCCATGTCtggaaaaaacaacagcaatgggaaagaggtggaaaaagccccagggctggggacgGATGGAAAGGGGGAGCCAGGGAGAACTCCCTGGGTGTCTGAGAGCTCTCACTACAGCCAGCAACAGGCAGGGTCTGCCAGTGCTTTAAGGTTTTTCGCCTGAGCCCTAAAAATTGTCACTTTGCTCAAAACTTGAAGCACCAGGAAAGCACATTGCTGTTAGCTAGGACTATGAAACCTCAAAATGAAGAAGATAAACGGAAGGAAACTAAACTGCACTTATTTTTCTGTCCAAGCACATGATTTCATGGACCTGACTCATGAAGGCTTGATAAGCCAGGAGAGTCACAGCCACTTCCCCGCCACTGCTCACAAAGGGCATTTTTTCCGGTTTACCAAAAAAGCGCAACTTGCTGCTGGCGGGCGGGAAGCCAGAGGCAGCTGAGCCGCAGCCCTGGAGCCCTGACTCAGGCCGGCTGGGCGAGAGTGACACGGGTCTTTCACAGCCTACATCCCtgccccaccccggccccgaGGGGGATGCTGGGCACGCAGGGGCACCCCAGAAACCTGCCACCCCCTTGGCTGGGCTGCAGcgggcaggctggggagctgaGCAAATAACCACGGGAGTCCGGAGAAACCTGTTTTCCCCGCTAAAGCTGATTAATCACCAACCCTAGCTCAGGGCTGGATAACTCGCTCCAGCAGTTTcgtttccttttctgcagttaCTTTTACTTTCCAGCCTCCACCCCGGGGGGATGTGAACTGCAGCTCCTTTGCTGGTGTCGTATCTCCCCAGACCTGCCTGGAGTCAGGCAGAGGTGCAAGGTGGAGTAATTcagtttatgtttttttctaatgaaaacacTTCTAGTTCCTACTGCTGTGAAGCAGAGCTTACATATAGATCATGCCTGGCTTGTAACTCAAGCACACATtgtaaaacaaaaggcaaatacAAAACAACTGGTGTCTATTTATTTAACCAGCACACAAGCTCCTGTGGTTTTGGTGGAGCTGGTGTGCTGTTatttgcaaagcatttctttgcaaaccttttaaatttctttataGAGCCTCACACAGTCACCAAGCCTGGTTTCCAGCGCCAGTCCTCCATACAACAGCAGGACACGAGGACATCTCCTACTGTGAGGACTATGCCAAATTCATGGCCCCAGACAAGATCATAACTGCTGATATCTCTGAAGCTCATTCTTTAAGAATTAAGCCAGGCACCTGCCTTGCACTCCTGCgttttcatcctttctgttgACTCATACTTCTTCACGCCCTCCACTTCCTTTGAAAGATGCTCCAGGGATTTCTGGAGTTTGAcctgaaaggagaagaaacaggcTGAGCTGACCCCAGCAGCACCTGCCAAGTGCCGCAGTCCGGCCGGGTGCCCTCTGCCCCGGGACCGCCCGTGCCAGCCTGCGGCAAGGGGACTGTGACCCCACACCAGGCGgtgccagccctggcacccaAACCCGGCAGCTGTGCTCTTCACTCCACTCGCAGCATTAACCCTCTCCACGCTCCTCGGGTTTTCCCCATATATTTCTCACTATTTAGGTTTTGGAGAACAAAGTGACTGCTCCCCGCAATGCCAGGGCGCGGAGCAGCTGGAGGCATGCTGCCAGGAGTGTTGCTGGGACGTGGGGTTTGGGTGCACCCCTCCACCTAGGTGAAAcatccccagggcaggaccCACCACCGCTCCTTCTCCAGGGGGGTCGTGGCAGTGCAGGGAGCCAGACTGGCTCTGTGCACCCGGGTGGACTGGGATGAGCCTGGGTGCCTCCATAATTTGGGAGCCAACAGGTCCAGCCTCATCCCTGCAATAAGAGCAGCTAGGTGGGTGCCACCGTCTCTGCAACCCCCTCCTCTGCTTTCCCGTCGGTGCCACCAGGGCTGTTGGGAGAGGGGCGGTGGGGTTCCAGCGGCCGATACCCCCAGCGCCAGCGTGCCCAGGGTGCATCAGGGCAGGACAGGGATCCCCGGCACCCGACCTCCCCTACCTTGTACACCTGTGCGGCCTCCTCGATGGGGTAGACGGTATGTAAGCGGTGGTGCAGGGACTCCCGGCACACCACGCAGATGGCCTCCTCGTCCTCCTCACAGAAGAGCTTGAGGCGCTCATCGTGCTGGGCACAGAGCGGGGTGCACGGCCCCGGCTCCGCTCCCgggccaccccgcagccccagcTGCCGGATGCTCTCCACAATGTTGGCCAGCTGCCTGTTGGGTCGCAAGCCGCTGCGGTGGCAGGAGGCCCGGCACTGTGGGCAGGAGAAGGGCCCGTCGGACCAGAGACCCTTATCCTGGCAGTGCTTGGCGATGCAGCCCCGGCAGAAGTTGTGCCCGCAGTCAACGCTGACAGGCTCGCTCATGTACTCCAGGCAGATGGGGCAGAtggcctcctcctgcagccgcACCAGGGCGCCCGCCAGCGCCATGGCGGCCTCTGCAGCCAGGCGGCCCCACCgaccccctcctttccccctgGGTCAACCAGCAAGGGCAGGCTCACAAGCAGGCACGGTTGCGGGAGCCTCAGGGCAAGGCAGCACCAGCAGTGCCGTAAAAGCCCGGAGGAGACGGAGGCCTTGCTGCCGCTCAGCACCGGCCATGGCAGCCTCCGTGCTGGGGGAGGAGCGTGGCACcggctgggacagctgcagccagccctaAAGGCTGGGGCTTCCTACGGCCCCGGCGGGTCAAAGCGAAAGAAAAACCTTGCCAGGAGAGTGGGACAAATGAGGAAGTGCCAGAAATAATCCGTGCTCATAAATAACCCCGGGCACTGGGATGACAGAGAAGACAGGTCGTCTCTGGGGTCTGCTGAGCCGAGCAGCCCCTCGCTGCAGTGGCAGCCCCAGctttgcctgcctgctgcctgctcacAAGCTGCCTGAAGGCGCTGGCTGAGCTGGGTGACGCCTGCACCTTTACCACGCCGCTGCTCACACCAGAACATCCCCCGTGACACCCATCCACCACAGAGAGCTGCGAGCCCGGGCACCGAgcggggcaggggtgggaggcACCGGCCGCTGCCCAGagccctggcaggagcaggcaggatgAGCACCGCTCTACCATGCTGGGGGGTGTGCAgcatggaggggctggggggcagctgggagctgccccGCACACCCATCTAGTGTCAGCCTGGGCTCCCTCCTAGCCACTGCTGCCCACCACAGCCTCCGTGAAGCATCCCAAGAGCCAGTGGGAGAAGCTGCAGGTTTTGCTCCTTTTTATTACACAAAATAACTTCAACATAATCAGTACATATTAGAATGAAaagtttcactgaaaatgacaaataaattaaaaatacctttgCATAAGCTTAAATGAAAGAGCTAAACACTGTATTAAACAGTCTGCCAAATTCACAGGCAATAAGAAAAGACGGACGTGTCTTGGAGGTGCCCATGAGAGAAGGTCCTCACAGAGGTGATGCTTGGAGGGAGCAGAGCATTGCTCATCCACCGCGTGCCTTGTCCTTTTGGTGATTCACTATGTCCTGGACCCACTTATCATCAGGTTTGCCACAGACCATCGTGCCTTTAACTGTGGTAAATCTGCAAAAGGAAATCCAGTTAAgggagctggagaggggaggggaggggaggggaggagaggagaggagaggagaggagaggagaggagaggagaggagaggagaggagaggagaggagaggaggggaggggaggggaggggaggggaggggaggggaggagaggagaggagaggagaggagaggagaggagaggagaggagaggagaggagaggagaggagaggagaggagaggagaggagaggagaggagaggaggggaggggaggggaggggaggggaggggaggggaggggaggggaggggaggggaggggaggagaggagaggagaggagaggagaggagaggaggggaggggaggggaggggaggggaggggaggggaggggaggggaggggaggggaggggacaggacCAGACCGCTCTTTGGCACTTGTGAACCTCACCAAATCAGACACCTCTACAGCTGCAGAACAGCCCTAGGGTAATATGGGGTGGGGGATTGTATTAATGCCATTACAGGTGTCTTGCTCTCTACCATTTAAGCCACTTTGTCCCCAGCATGCCTACTCCAGCCTGTGTCACTGTCCTGCCTGGGTCCCGCTCTTTGGGGATGAGGGAGGCGACCAGCAGAAGCTCTTTTGGCTGAAATCTAATAGGGAGGTCCAGAAACTGGCTGCCTGGGATGTGGGATTGGCCTCTGAGGTGTTTCCAGGCTGTTCTCCTAAAACAGGAGAGCCCAGCTTGGTGTTTTCCCTTGTCCAGATGGGGTGAGATATGGGGTTTCCTGGCATTGCCATCCTTCAGTGGAGCAGGGCCCCTGAGGTTTTGGGCAGGAGATCTACTCACATCACAGCTGGCTTGGAGCAGTGGCTGCCTGTGTGCTCGTACGTCACCACGCGGCTCGAGGGAAATGCTTTGGTGCTGTATTGGATGCAGCAGGGACCAGAAAAGTTGACAGAAGCTGGAAGACAAGTTAAATTTTCTGATTAAACCAGACCAGGAGAGGTACCAGTGGGGAGAAGCAGGGTCAGAAGACCAGAAGATCCCCGCTGGAGGAGGTGCTGCTCCCACCATGGGCTCCCACCACAGCCATCCTTCCCTCAGGAAGCCAAAGAGTATCAAGAAGTGCCCCTCCTTTCCCGCAGAAGATgctcagaagggagagctgccaAGGATTActcagaagggagagctgccaAGGATTACTAGACCTTatacagcagaaagaaagaggagagagcTCCTCAGAGAGGAGAGTTTGGACtcacctggagaagaggagacctGGTAGCAGAGGACAGCCACAAAAAGTACAGCAAGGGCAGCTGTGGAGGTCTTCATGCTCCTGTTGGTGGAGATAAATTGTAGGAGTCAGACTAGACCGCTGCAGAGAACCCCTTGCTGTGCATGACATGGGATCCCTGGGTGCAGCCCGCTTTATAGAGGCAGACAGCGAACAAGGACAGAAACAGGCCGGAAACATTGCTACATGACATGACACAATGGAAAAAGTGCTGTGTCAAGGGTGCCGCAcagtgctggggagggaagTGCCCACAGCCCCAATAAGAGTAGTGTCCTGACGTGGCATATTATACAATAATATGATACCATGAAATGGTAGAGAACAGGATATGacctctctttttcctttcccctaaCCAAAGGAGTCTGAAGAGAACCTAGAAGTAACAATTCAGATTACTAGATGGACCTCTTGCCTAGAAGCCACATGATGGCAACGGATGGAGAATGACCACAGTTGCCACACACCTGTGTTTAGTAGAATATCTGAATCACAGACAAACTGGGGACCATTCACTGCTCCCACAGCGACTGGAGCAGGGAGGGTCCGTGAGCCAGGCAGCCCTCCCTGGCTGCCTGCCCAGTGGGTCGCCAAGGCACACAGCAGCCATGCCCTGCCCCGCTCGCAGCACTGCCTCGAGGAGAGGGGGGCTTTCTCCATGGGGCCCAGAAGGCCATCAGTATGTACGCGGGCAGAGCAGAGGGTAGAGCACAGTGCCACCCCAGGTCTGGGCTCCTCACCTGTTCTTGACCTTCACTTGCAGTGAGTCGTTGGGAAACCGGTTCCGTCACCGTGTTGCAGTTGCACAAACACCAGTGACAGCTAAAATAGCCCTATGTTACCCATGGATGTGAAAATCAGCcattaatgtttaaaaagagCTTTAGAAGCTCATGACCATTCTAGCGCAGCAGAGTTGGCTTAGATGATTATTTGGTTCCAGCAGTGTAGAATCAACATGCCCCTGACGTTGCCTTGTCGTTGTCCCAGCAGCCACGGGCAAACACAGAAGAGATTTGCTGGTTTAGCTCATACTGACTGGGACAGGAATGGTGTCACCATGCTGACAGAGAAACTCCTGCTGGAAATGCTACGTCCATACAGAAGGGCTCTGCTGATTTCTAGGCAAAGGTTGTGGATGAAGCCTCAGGAGAGTGGGGGAAGAGCAAGGTCTTCATGGTGCTAGTGAATGTGTCTGGGCACTGGACAACCACCACCACAGTGGGAAAGCCACACAAGCAGGCTGCCTTTCATGAGGGCCCAGTGAAGAAAGGGACCTGGCTCCTCTATGGAAGAGGAAgattactgaaaaagaaaccacTGCCCAAAGTAGTGGCCTTGTAGAAACCCAGAGGAGGAACTAGAAGGGAAACGAGGAGATTCCCTGGACCAGCTGAAGGAGAGTTAATTCCAGGTCTGAGGCTCCCAAGTGCTCCAGGGACTGATGCACCATCATCATGTCTCAGTAGACTGAACTCTTTGAAAAACTGAGCCAGACTTGTTAGAAAGTGTGGGCTAGGTGGCATTGCAGGATTTGTTTTACACAGAGCCTTTTGTTTCCCTAAAACACTGTGTTACTAAGCATGAGCAAAACTGAGCCAGGGTGAGACCATACGTGGGTGCCTCGCTGCCACGGAGGCAAGGAGCCTGTACCAGCCTGGAGAGTGGGCAGCCGGGGAGGGACCCCAGGGCACATGCTGCCAGTGGGGCTTTTGGAAAGACACTTCCTTAGCAGAGACCGGCATCTCCCATCACACAGCAAGAAGGCAGCCCCCATTCAGCCCACAACCCACGCTTCCTGTGCAGCCATCAGAGCTCAGTCCCCAGCTTTGCAGCAGTGAAGGCCTTCTTTCATGTCTCTGCATCTCTCTTTCCCCATTGCTGCCATCCCAGATGATGTTGAGGGATTAAACTCCCAGAGCGAGAGTGAATCAAGACAGCCCAAATCAAGGCGGAGGCTTTACCTGCCTGTGGCAGAGAAGGGCTCACAATACCCTGCTCTGAACAGCCGAGGATCTCAGGATTCCTCTGGGAGCCTGCCTGCTCTATaatcccccttgtcctgtgcTCCAGAGCCCTTTCAGATGCTAGGATGAAGCCTTGCCCCTTTCAGGGGCATGAGGTCCCACCACCAATGTCCTGGGCTGGATTCACTCACCCCCACACTGCACAGAGTGGGGCTAGGAAGGTGTCAGCCTCTGCTGGTCCATCCCTTGAGTGGTCAGGACCTAATTGTCTTGCCTGAAGTACCTAGATTAACCTAGCAGGGAGCCTAGGGAGAGTGGCTGTCCTGGGGAGCTGCCAGGAAGgggccaggcaggcagcagcacaccTGGCACAAGATGttagcaccagcagcagcaggaccagcCTGGAAGGAAGGTGTGTGCTGAGCCGTGATCCCAAATCCACAGCACTGTTGCActccctctgcctctctgtTCCAGCTCTTCCTGCAATGTGTGTCCATCTGAGCTCCCAGGACATCTGCAGCAGAGACATAGCAGCTCCCCTCCATCCCCGTGCCCAGTTCAGCCGTGCTGCATCTGCAGCTTAGCCATAAGCAACTCCCCTCGCCCTGTACCCATGCTTCCCCCACCTCCCGGAGCTCTAGGCACCCTTTTTCCCCAGTTGCTgctcagggatgctggggaaAGTGTAGGTGAAGCTGGGCTCCTGAGCAGGGAGCAGGGTGTatgggcaggagctgcctggacTGGGCAGGCTCCCTTGCATACCCCTGTCCCCATGGGGCTGGCCATGCATGACTGATGGACATGCTGCCTGAGATAAGAGATGTGACAGCCTAATGCACCCAGGACAACAGACCAAGGCTGACACCCCTGCCTGAGGCAACAGGCGGCACATTGAGGCTGGGGGTGCTAGAAACAGGCTTGGAGTGGCAGACTGGGAAACCACATGGAGAGACAAGACTGAGATCAGATTGAGATGAGACGAGATGATCGTGATGCACTGATGACCTACTAACTGAGGTGCTACCAAGGTCTCCCATTCTGGGAGCCCTGCTTCTGCCATTTCCACTGGTGCTTTCACACCGAGCATTTGTACACATTCCCTGTTCTGACCAATCTTAACATTCCTGTTACACATCTCCACACAGGGACTAAATAAAACTGAGAGAAGGAGAACAGGCTGGGGAATGAGCTGGAGACAGCCTCGCTGATGCAGCTTACACCAACACAGCGCAGCTTGGAACTGCTTTTAGCTGAATGTTCTGGATGTTCTTGCAATATTCAAATACGGGTTTGATGGAAATGTCAAGATTCATtctgaaaaatcaatattttctaTCAGGACTAAAAATGTGCCTAGACATTGTCAGTGAATTCACTCCCCTTTCATATATACCGGGCTGTGTTTCCTGCTTCCACTCATACCAAAAGGAATTCTTGGAGGTTTTAACACCTCTGTTATTCCCCCTATTCACTGTTTTCCTCAACTCTATTCCTTCCTTGAAGGAAGATTTCATATTTCAGTCTTGGCTGCTCCTTCCTGCCAAGACAAATAATGCAAATCtctaaatattttgatttctaaAACCTCCTCCATATCATACATCCTAAACAGTAGCTATTTATGGAGTCTGTGAAACCTCTGCCTTATGGTGTGTTTCAGCTTTCAATAGAAACCACACGTGGTATCTTTGGATCCATCACCAGAACAGATTTGGGAAGCAGGAGGAAGTCTTTTCTTAGCCCTGAAGGCAGCCTGCTCCACCACACTGACTCTTAGGTTGGAGTCAAGTCTGGGTGATCACATTATCACAGTGCCCCTGGCAGCTGCCAGATCCCTAATGTGGGAAACTCTGGTTTTACCTGGGAGCAAATCAGCTGGAAAGAGAATGACTGGGGGAAGTCAGTGATCACAGGGTGGTGCTGCTCCAAGAAAGACAAGCAAGATCTCAGATGAGAAGAGGCATTTTCCAGAGGGATCAAGACCTTTCAGCATGGGAATTGAAATTTGAAGTCTGCAAAATTATGAGTGGCTGAGAGAGAGGACAAATAGTGATTACTCACTGTCTCTCCCAGAGCAAGAACCATGGACCATCAAATGAAGCTGGCAAGAGCCAGGTTCAAAATGAACAGAACGAAGCAGCTCTTCATATGAGGAGCTCCTTGCCAAGGGACATGGTGATCACAAGGAAATTTCCATGTGTCCAAGTCTGGGCTTGGATTTCAAAGCTCAAGCAGCTTTGTAAAATGGCAATGGTTGCAGGCTGGGAGTGCACCTGAGGGAGGCAGCACAAATATTTGCCTTTCTCTTCAAGGGGTCTGCTGTGGCCACATCTGGAGATATTAAGGCTGGGCTAGATGGAGCCCTATTCCACATCCTCTGGGACTGTTCCTATTTGATTCCCCAGGACAGTTGGTCCTACAGAACTGTAAGGTCTATAGAGTAGCTTGTGAAACT contains:
- the LOC135316069 gene encoding LOW QUALITY PROTEIN: C-C motif chemokine 3-like 1 (The sequence of the model RefSeq protein was modified relative to this genomic sequence to represent the inferred CDS: inserted 1 base in 1 codon), producing MKTSTAALAVLFVAVLCYQVSSSPASVNFSGPCCIQYSTKAFPSSRVVTYEHTGSHCSKPAVIFTTVKGTMVCGKPDDXVGPGHSESPKGQGTRWMSNALLPPSITSVRTFSHGHLQDTSVFSYCL
- the LOC104049951 gene encoding E3 ubiquitin-protein ligase TRIM39-like is translated as MALAGALVRLQEEAICPICLEYMSEPVSVDCGHNFCRGCIAKHCQDKGLWSDGPFSCPQCRASCHRSGLRPNRQLANIVESIRQLGLRGGPGAEPGPCTPLCAQHDERLKLFCEEDEEAICVVCRESLHHRLHTVYPIEEAAQVYKVKLQKSLEHLSKEVEGVKKYESTERMKTQECKEMVKKKRERIVSEFGKLHRLLADEEKLLLQKLEEEEKRILLMINENLAKLVEQKSLLEEMILEIKEKTQQPADGLLKDMKSILSRCEGVKFQSPKAVSVTLKENYSIPERCLGMRDMLKKFKVDVTLDPETAHPELTLSEDRKSVWRGSKKLLLSLFDNPKRFSTTPVVLGSQLFFSGRCYWEVQVGDKPEWGLGLCRESASRKGNVIFSPKNGYWVLRLQNGGNYEALTSPVSSLPLSVRPRRIGIFLDYEAGEISFYNVSDHSHIYTFADKFSGNLRPLFFLGAFLGGRNVEPLVISWLRDTQGTGCVVL